The following are from one region of the Mycolicibacterium helvum genome:
- a CDS encoding zinc-binding dehydrogenase: MPTEAHAAVLRAGTNDLAIETVDLPDPGPGQVLIRNLGAGVCHSQLHEIRARRDTTYFLGHEACGIVEAVGPDVVAVEPGDAVSVSWVPRPGQGSPWRAGATLRNGEYATTDEMVFTWGTHSLVDQRYAVRISDAVASDAAAVLGCAVLTGASAVVRTAQVPAGASVIVWGAGGVGLSAIAAARRSRAGLIVAVDVSQDKLALARDFGATHTVNAADSDPLPALLDLTSRPDQPAGADFVFDCVAKQSTLDTALSAVRRGILGSSRGGQLVVVGVPAPGVGISARDLLIGQKTATASLGVPADIGSEIPMLAQWCEAGDIDVQALVTDRYALQDINQAVADLANGRVRGRAILTFA, translated from the coding sequence ATGCCCACTGAAGCCCACGCGGCCGTGCTGCGCGCAGGCACGAATGACCTGGCCATCGAAACCGTCGATCTGCCTGACCCAGGACCGGGTCAGGTACTGATCCGCAACTTGGGCGCCGGTGTTTGTCACAGCCAGTTACACGAGATCCGTGCCCGCCGCGATACGACGTACTTTCTTGGCCATGAGGCATGCGGCATCGTCGAGGCAGTCGGCCCCGATGTCGTAGCCGTCGAACCTGGCGATGCGGTCTCGGTGTCATGGGTCCCGCGACCGGGCCAGGGCAGCCCCTGGCGCGCTGGGGCGACGCTGCGCAACGGTGAATACGCCACCACCGACGAAATGGTGTTCACCTGGGGCACCCACAGCCTGGTCGATCAGCGATACGCCGTGCGGATCAGCGACGCCGTGGCCAGTGACGCGGCAGCGGTTCTGGGATGCGCTGTGCTCACTGGCGCTTCGGCGGTGGTGCGCACGGCCCAGGTGCCCGCCGGAGCCAGCGTGATCGTTTGGGGCGCAGGCGGCGTCGGGCTTTCTGCGATCGCTGCGGCGCGCCGGTCGCGGGCCGGGCTTATCGTGGCCGTCGATGTCTCGCAGGACAAGCTCGCCCTCGCCCGCGATTTCGGCGCGACGCACACCGTCAACGCCGCCGACAGCGATCCCCTGCCTGCACTGCTCGATCTCACCTCACGGCCGGACCAGCCCGCTGGTGCCGATTTCGTTTTCGACTGCGTCGCAAAGCAATCGACGTTAGATACCGCGTTGTCGGCCGTTCGTCGCGGCATCCTCGGAAGCTCACGGGGTGGACAGCTGGTGGTGGTCGGCGTGCCGGCCCCCGGTGTCGGCATTTCCGCGCGCGACCTTCTGATCGGGCAGAAGACAGCCACGGCCAGCCTCGGTGTGCCGGCCGATATCGGCAGCGAGATTCCCATGCTGGCGCAATGGTGCGAAGCCGGTGACATCGACGTGCAGGCGCTGGTGACCGACCGCTACGCACTGCAGGACATCAACCAGGCCGTCGCCGACCTCGCCAACGGCCGGGTCCGCGGTCGAGCCATCTTGACCTTCGCCTGA
- a CDS encoding APC family permease: protein MVTAGQTSTSSPPRKLMGTMTLALMVVAMASPVGVVVGTVPLMLGVGNGIGTPGAFVLVGVVLVIFAFGYAAIAQALPAAGGFFGFIRAGLGTRAGVAAGFVATTAYAVITVFVAALLSYFVSTFFRTRLGLGLDWSLWAVGFVAIAAVLMFFGVKESALVTACFLTVEFIILGALAIAVVIRQGPSAFPLASFSPAQIFSGSPGFALALAFLCFVGFEVTAVFTNHVRRPEKTIGRATMIGVIILFTVFATGAWVVLAGVGADKAITIAQGPDSGQLVPMVASANLGSWMGLTFEIVLMTSLFATLIVVFNTTAQYALNMSRTLAPSWRLARVHPKHGSPANAGITLAVILAAVLIGCRIAQLDPYLQVAAILGVLGSVAIFALEIMCAVAIFVFFRRSHDRRWWTTTLSPLTAAIALIVFLAIVLSNFAGLTGSTSAIVAWSPLIYVVVAVIGWFVGTTHPGTGEDGLHPASEETATDSHVKESTDAQ from the coding sequence ATGGTCACCGCCGGTCAAACATCGACGTCGTCACCACCGCGCAAGCTCATGGGCACGATGACCCTGGCCCTCATGGTGGTGGCGATGGCCTCGCCGGTCGGGGTGGTGGTGGGAACAGTTCCCCTCATGCTCGGTGTCGGTAACGGCATCGGCACACCGGGCGCCTTCGTTCTCGTCGGAGTTGTGCTGGTGATCTTCGCGTTCGGGTATGCAGCGATCGCGCAGGCCCTGCCCGCCGCCGGAGGCTTCTTCGGCTTCATCCGCGCCGGACTCGGAACCCGCGCCGGCGTTGCAGCAGGATTCGTCGCCACCACCGCTTACGCCGTCATCACAGTTTTCGTCGCCGCCCTGCTGTCCTATTTTGTGAGCACCTTTTTCCGCACGCGGCTCGGCCTTGGCTTGGACTGGTCCCTATGGGCGGTCGGGTTCGTCGCGATCGCCGCGGTGTTGATGTTCTTCGGCGTGAAGGAAAGTGCACTAGTCACCGCATGTTTTCTGACTGTCGAATTCATCATTCTCGGTGCGTTGGCCATCGCCGTGGTGATCCGGCAGGGCCCGTCTGCATTTCCCTTGGCCAGCTTCTCGCCGGCCCAGATCTTCAGCGGATCTCCTGGATTCGCGCTCGCGCTGGCGTTTTTGTGTTTCGTCGGCTTCGAGGTCACCGCGGTGTTTACCAACCACGTCCGGCGCCCGGAGAAAACCATCGGCCGTGCCACCATGATCGGTGTCATCATCTTGTTCACTGTCTTTGCGACCGGTGCCTGGGTGGTCTTGGCGGGCGTGGGTGCGGACAAAGCGATCACCATCGCCCAGGGGCCTGATTCGGGACAGTTGGTACCCATGGTCGCCAGCGCCAACCTCGGGTCGTGGATGGGCCTGACTTTCGAAATCGTCCTGATGACGAGCCTTTTCGCCACATTGATCGTGGTATTCAACACCACGGCGCAGTACGCCCTGAACATGTCGCGCACGCTGGCGCCCTCGTGGCGTCTGGCCCGGGTTCATCCGAAGCACGGCTCGCCGGCCAATGCTGGCATCACGCTGGCCGTCATCCTGGCCGCGGTCCTGATCGGGTGCCGCATCGCTCAACTAGATCCGTACCTGCAGGTGGCGGCGATCCTCGGAGTGCTGGGCTCGGTGGCGATCTTCGCCCTCGAGATCATGTGCGCGGTGGCCATCTTCGTCTTCTTCAGACGGAGCCATGACCGCCGGTGGTGGACGACCACCCTGTCGCCGCTAACCGCGGCGATCGCCCTCATCGTGTTCCTGGCGATCGTGCTGAGCAACTTCGCCGGACTGACAGGTTCCACGTCGGCGATCGTGGCGTGGTCACCGCTGATCTATGTCGTGGTCGCTGTCATCGGATGGTTTGTCGGGACGACGCATCCCGGCACGGGTGAAGATGGACTTCACCCCGCGTCCGAGGAGACGGCCACTGACAGCCACGTGAAGGAGTCCACCGATGCCCAGTAA